The following proteins are co-located in the Triticum aestivum cultivar Chinese Spring chromosome 1A, IWGSC CS RefSeq v2.1, whole genome shotgun sequence genome:
- the LOC123065040 gene encoding probable ADP,ATP carrier protein At5g56450, which translates to MSEGAAAAAAAEDGAARAGRAWAFRRDLAAGALMGGAVHTVVAPIERVKLLLQTQDGNAALLGRSRRFRGFADCVARTVRDEGVLSLWRGNGTAVIRYYPSVALNFSLKDLYRSILKDAGTSADNKFASIALANFIAGAAAGCTTLVIIYPLDIAHTRLAADIGQTDARQFKGIRHFIQTIYKKNGIRGIYRGLPASLHGMVVHRGLYFGGFDTAKDTLVPLDSPLWQRWVAAQAVTSTAGLISYPLDTVRRRMMMQSGMEVQMYSGTLDCWRKIYKAEGVKSFYRGALSNMFRSTGAAAILVLYDEVKKFMNGGRL; encoded by the exons ATGAGCgagggggccgcggcggcggcggcggcggaggatggggcggcgagggcggggcgGGCGTGGGCGTTCAGGCGGGATCTGGCGGCGGGGGCGCTGATGGGGGGCGCGGTGCACACCGTGGTGGCCCCCATCGAGCGGGTCAAGCTGCTGCTGCAGACGCAGGACGGCAACGCCGCGCTGCTCGGGAGGTCGCGCCGCTTCCGGGGCTTCGCCGACTGCGTCGCCCGCACCGTGCGGGACGAGGGCGTGCTCTCGCTCTGGCGCGGCAACGGCACCGCCGTCATCCGCTACTACCCCTCCGTCGCCCTCAACTTCTCCCTCAAG GATCTGTACAGGAGCATACTGAAAGACGCGGGAACCTCAGCAGACAATAAGTTCGCATCAATTGCTCTCGCCAACTTCATCGCTGGTGCCGCCGCCGGATGCACGACTCTGGTCATCATTTACCCACTCGACATAGCTCATACCCGCCTTGCAGCCGACATTGGCCAAACAGACGCCCGCCAGTTCAAGGGCATCCGGCACTTCATCCAAACCATCTACAAGAAGAACGGCATCCGCGGCATCTACAGAGGGCTACCCGCATCTCTCCACGGGATGGTCGTGCACCGGGGCCTATACTTTGGAGGCTTTGACACGGCAAAGGACACGCTGGTGCCGCTGGACTCCCCGCTGTGGCAGCGCTGGGTGGCGGCGCAGGCGGTCACCTCCACGGCGGGGCTCATCTCGTACCCGCTGGACACGGTGCGGCGAAGGATGATGATGCAGTCAGGGATGGAGGTGCAGATGTACAGCGGCACCCTCGACTGTTGGAGGAAGATCTACAAGGCGGAGGGGGTCAAGTCGTTCTACCGGGGCGCGCTGTCGAACATGTTCCGGAGCACCGGCGCGGCCGCCATACTCGTGCTGTACGACGAGGTGAAGAAGTTCATGAACGGGGGTAGGTTGTGA